A part of Liolophura sinensis isolate JHLJ2023 chromosome 1, CUHK_Ljap_v2, whole genome shotgun sequence genomic DNA contains:
- the LOC135482143 gene encoding uncharacterized protein LOC135482143, whose product MKLLIVLSGLIAVSFAATTTNSHALAEFSAKGISVWSSGGCHEKYNGHCTSFDGLQLVSLSGVLKFKQTSGCAITITGGTEVGHASGSYSHGNGYKLDISDTSCVTNYITGHYRHTGSRSDGAALYADPHGNVFAHESWLHHWDITWYHYTK is encoded by the exons ATGAAACTGTTGATCGTCTTGTCCGGTCTGATAGCCGTCAGCTTTG CGGCTACAACCACAAACTCCCATGCCTTGGCCGAGTTCTCAGCGAAGGGAATCTCGGTGTGGTCCAGTGGAGGGTGCCACGAAAAATACAACGGCCACTGCACATCGTTTGACGGTCTCCAGTTAGTCTCTCTATCAGGTGTCCTCAAGTTTAAGCAGACAAGTGGTTGTGCAATCACCATTACCGGAGGCACCGAAGTA GGCCATGCCTCGGGGAGCTACAGCCACGGTAATGGCTACAAACTGGACATAAGCGACACTTCCTGCGTTACCAACTACATCACAGGTCACTACCGTCACACCGGAAGTCGATCAGATGGGGCTGCGCTGTACGCTGATCCTCACGGTAATGTGTTCGCCCATGAGTCCTGGTTGCACCACTGGGACATCACATGGTACCactacacaaaataa